In Ruminococcaceae bacterium BL-6, a genomic segment contains:
- the ttdA gene encoding L-tartrate dehydratase, alpha subunit (Evidence 2a : Function from experimental evidences in other organisms; PubMedId : 3297921, 8371115; Product type e : enzyme) encodes MGKEENVQSMTDTMRKFIALVSKRLPDDVTAKLEELKKAEDGGLAKVVYDTMEINQKLALELDRPSCQDTGVLQFFVKCGDQFPLLGKVEQILTEAVLQATVDAPLRHNSVETFDEYNTGKNIGKGVPSIFWEIVPDSDAVDIDVYMAGGGCTLPGKAMVLMPSVGYEGVAEFVLDVMTSYGLNACPPLLVGVGVATSVETAALLSKKALMRPLGTHNPNPRAADMEKMLEDGINHIGLGPQGISGHSSVLGVHIENTARHPSTIGVAVSTGCWSHRRGHIKFDRDIHYEITSHTGVQL; translated from the coding sequence ATGGGGAAAGAGGAAAATGTTCAAAGCATGACCGACACAATGAGGAAATTCATTGCGCTCGTCAGCAAAAGACTTCCTGACGATGTGACCGCCAAGCTGGAGGAGCTGAAGAAAGCGGAGGACGGCGGGCTGGCAAAGGTTGTCTACGATACCATGGAGATCAACCAGAAGCTGGCGCTGGAACTTGACCGTCCCTCCTGTCAGGATACCGGGGTGCTCCAGTTCTTTGTCAAGTGCGGCGATCAGTTCCCACTGTTGGGAAAGGTGGAACAGATTTTGACGGAGGCGGTCCTGCAGGCGACCGTCGACGCGCCGCTACGGCACAACAGCGTTGAGACCTTTGACGAATACAACACGGGGAAAAACATCGGGAAAGGAGTCCCGTCCATTTTCTGGGAAATCGTCCCGGACAGTGACGCCGTTGATATCGACGTCTACATGGCGGGCGGCGGCTGTACCCTGCCGGGAAAGGCGATGGTGCTGATGCCCAGCGTCGGATATGAGGGGGTTGCCGAGTTTGTTTTGGACGTGATGACATCTTATGGGCTCAATGCCTGCCCGCCGCTTCTGGTGGGGGTCGGGGTCGCCACCTCGGTGGAAACCGCCGCGCTTCTTTCCAAGAAGGCGCTGATGCGTCCGCTCGGCACTCACAATCCGAATCCGAGGGCTGCGGATATGGAAAAAATGCTGGAGGATGGAATCAATCATATCGGCCTGGGACCGCAGGGCATTTCCGGTCATTCCTCCGTACTGGGCGTCCATATCGAAAACACGGCCCGGCACCCCTCGACCATCGGAGTCGCGGTAAGCACCGGATGCTGGTCCCACAGGCGCGGCCATATCAAGTTCGACCGGGACATCCATTACGAGATCACATCGCATACGGGGGTACAATTATGA
- the ttdB gene encoding L-tartrate dehydratase, beta subunit (Evidence 2a : Function from experimental evidences in other organisms; PubMedId : 3297921, 8371115; Product type e : enzyme), producing MSDKKILTTPIKSEDLEEIHIGDIIYLNGYLVTCRDVAHRRLIEGHRPLPVDLHGLAIFHAGPIVRPLGNDKFEMVSIGPTTSMRMEKFEKEFVAQTGVKLIVGKGGMGPNTEEACREYKALHVVFPAGCAVLAATEVEEIERAEWRDLGMPETLWVCRVKEFGPLIVSIDTYGKNLFEEKKVVYNQRKQEALEEIDKHLHFIK from the coding sequence ATGAGTGACAAAAAGATTCTGACGACACCAATCAAATCCGAGGATCTGGAAGAGATCCATATCGGCGACATTATTTATCTGAACGGCTATCTGGTTACCTGTCGGGACGTCGCGCACCGCCGGCTCATCGAAGGCCACCGGCCGCTTCCGGTCGACCTGCACGGGCTTGCGATCTTTCACGCGGGGCCGATCGTCCGGCCTCTTGGAAACGATAAGTTCGAGATGGTTTCCATCGGCCCTACCACCAGCATGAGGATGGAAAAATTTGAAAAGGAATTCGTGGCCCAGACCGGAGTAAAGCTGATTGTCGGCAAAGGGGGCATGGGACCCAACACCGAGGAAGCGTGCAGAGAATATAAGGCGCTGCACGTGGTGTTCCCGGCGGGATGCGCCGTCCTGGCGGCCACCGAGGTCGAAGAAATCGAGCGTGCGGAATGGCGGGACCTTGGCATGCCGGAAACTCTTTGGGTCTGCCGTGTCAAGGAATTCGGTCCTCTGATCGTTTCGATTGATACTTACGGAAAGAATCTGTTTGAAGAAAAAAAGGTCGTCTATAATCAGAGAAAACAGGAAGCCCTGGAAGAGATCGACAAACATTTGCATTTTATCAAATGA